A genomic segment from bacterium encodes:
- a CDS encoding CTP synthase, with protein MAAKFIFITGGVVSSLGKGVTAASVGAILEARGFSVTIMKFDPYVNVDPGTMSPYQHGEVFVTDDGAETDLDLGHYERFTQSKSSKHHNYTTGKIYEAVINKERRGDYLGKTVQVVPHVTDEIKDAMRRLEDQADVVIIEIGGTIGDIESLPFLEAIRQLRLELGKHNAANIHLTLVPYIKAADELKTKPTQHSVRELRAIGIAADVLVCRCDRPLPKDVKKKIALFCNVAPEHVIAARDVDTIYEVPLTFCREGLDEILLEVLNLPAYPRDVSPWEDLVGRIKSPKHHARIGIVGKYVELPDAYKSLNEALMHGGIANNAQVELVFIDAEEIQGGTWPREVFEVDGLLVPIGFGSRGTEGKISAIRYAREHEVPFFGICLGMQCMVIEFARNVCGISDATSSEFDAEAVNPLIYKLRDLLGVEEMGGTMRLGAYPCVLAEGSLAREVYGTEEISERHRHRYEVNQKYLEALIENGLAVAGMSPDGKFVEMVELPGHPWFVGCQFHPEYKSKPTAPHPLFVSYIRAALEEQARRKDPERTRERESIQPAWSTA; from the coding sequence ATGGCGGCCAAGTTCATTTTCATCACCGGCGGCGTCGTCTCGTCGCTCGGCAAAGGGGTCACGGCGGCATCGGTGGGCGCGATTCTCGAGGCGCGGGGATTCTCGGTCACGATCATGAAGTTCGATCCCTACGTGAATGTCGATCCGGGCACGATGTCGCCCTACCAGCACGGCGAGGTCTTCGTCACCGACGACGGCGCCGAGACCGATCTCGATCTCGGTCATTACGAGCGCTTCACCCAATCGAAGAGCAGCAAGCACCACAACTACACGACCGGGAAGATCTACGAGGCGGTCATCAACAAGGAGCGCCGGGGCGACTATCTCGGCAAAACGGTTCAGGTCGTGCCGCACGTCACCGACGAGATCAAGGACGCGATGAGGCGGCTCGAAGACCAGGCCGACGTCGTCATCATCGAGATCGGCGGAACCATCGGCGACATCGAATCGCTGCCCTTTCTCGAGGCAATCCGGCAGCTGCGGCTAGAGCTCGGCAAACACAACGCGGCCAACATCCATCTGACCCTGGTGCCCTACATCAAGGCCGCCGATGAGCTCAAGACCAAGCCGACCCAGCACTCGGTGCGGGAGCTGCGAGCCATCGGAATCGCGGCCGACGTTCTCGTCTGCCGTTGCGATCGGCCTCTGCCCAAGGACGTCAAGAAGAAGATCGCCCTGTTCTGTAACGTCGCGCCGGAGCACGTCATCGCCGCTCGAGACGTCGACACCATCTACGAGGTGCCGCTGACGTTCTGCCGCGAAGGGCTCGACGAGATTCTCCTCGAGGTCCTCAACCTCCCCGCCTATCCGCGGGACGTGTCGCCCTGGGAGGATCTGGTCGGCCGGATCAAGAGCCCGAAGCATCACGCGCGGATCGGCATCGTCGGCAAGTACGTCGAGCTTCCGGACGCCTACAAGAGCCTCAACGAGGCGCTGATGCATGGCGGCATTGCCAACAATGCGCAAGTCGAGCTGGTCTTCATCGACGCCGAGGAGATTCAAGGCGGAACCTGGCCGCGAGAGGTCTTCGAGGTCGACGGCCTGCTCGTGCCGATCGGCTTCGGGTCACGCGGGACCGAGGGCAAGATCAGCGCGATTCGCTACGCGCGCGAGCACGAAGTTCCGTTTTTCGGCATTTGCCTCGGCATGCAGTGCATGGTGATCGAGTTCGCGCGCAATGTTTGCGGCATCTCCGACGCGACCTCTTCCGAGTTCGACGCCGAGGCCGTGAACCCGCTGATCTACAAGCTGCGGGATCTTCTCGGAGTCGAGGAGATGGGCGGCACGATGAGGCTGGGTGCCTATCCGTGCGTTCTGGCCGAGGGCAGCCTGGCGCGCGAGGTCTACGGCACCGAGGAGATTAGCGAACGCCACCGCCACCGCTATGAGGTCAATCAGAAATACCTCGAAGCGCTCATCGAGAACGGTCTCGCCGTCGCGGGCATGAGTCCGGACGGCAAGTTCGTCGAGATGGTCGAGCTCCCGGGACATCCCTGGTTTGTGGGCTGCCAGTTCCACCCCGAATACAAGTCGAAGCCGACGGCGCCGCATCCGCTATTCGTGTCCTACATCCGGGCCGCGCTCGAGGAACAGGCTCGGCGCAAGGACCCGGAGAGAACTCGCGAGCGCGAATCGATCCAGCCGGCCTGGAGCACCGCCTG
- the kdsB gene encoding 3-deoxy-manno-octulosonate cytidylyltransferase, producing the protein MHHVIAAIPARYASTRLPGKPLLEIAGKTLIERVYRQVEGARGITEAIVLTDDARIAEAVLGFGGRAMMTPEDLASGSDRVAWAARDWKTDVIVNVQGDEPLISPEALTLLSEHLVGNPEDAVATLAAPAEPGDLDDPDVVKVVCDASGKALYFSRAGIPYPHGRQVGSPQRHIGVYGYRRKALLEIAATPQTPLELAESLEQLRMLESGFSIRVLSVPKAWPGVDTINDLRQVEAYLAEHGDPLADRQETGSSRGVS; encoded by the coding sequence GTGCACCACGTCATTGCCGCGATTCCGGCGCGTTACGCCTCGACTCGCCTGCCCGGAAAGCCACTTCTCGAAATCGCGGGCAAAACCCTGATTGAGCGGGTCTACCGTCAAGTCGAGGGCGCTCGCGGCATCACGGAGGCGATCGTCCTGACCGACGACGCTCGCATCGCCGAGGCCGTGCTCGGATTCGGCGGGCGGGCGATGATGACTCCCGAAGATCTCGCCAGCGGATCGGACCGCGTCGCCTGGGCCGCGCGCGATTGGAAGACGGACGTCATCGTCAACGTTCAGGGGGATGAGCCCCTGATCTCTCCCGAGGCGCTCACCCTGCTCAGCGAGCACCTGGTCGGGAATCCCGAAGACGCCGTCGCGACCCTGGCGGCTCCGGCAGAGCCGGGCGATCTCGACGACCCGGACGTGGTCAAGGTCGTCTGCGATGCGAGCGGCAAGGCTCTCTACTTCAGTCGCGCCGGCATTCCGTACCCCCACGGACGCCAGGTCGGATCGCCTCAGCGACACATCGGCGTCTATGGCTACCGGCGCAAGGCCCTCCTCGAGATCGCCGCGACGCCCCAAACGCCGCTCGAGCTGGCCGAATCGCTCGAGCAGTTGCGCATGCTCGAGAGCGGGTTCTCGATTCGCGTACTCTCCGTGCCGAAGGCCTGGCCCGGAGTCGATACAATCAACGACTTGAGACAGGTCGAAGCGTATCTGGCGGAGCATGGCGACCCGCTGGCCGATCGGCAAGAGACCGGGAGTTCTCGAGGGGTTTCATAA